One window from the genome of Lentibacillus daqui encodes:
- the nhaC gene encoding Na+/H+ antiporter NhaC yields the protein MQKQINFWWSLIPLTVMVVAMILSVVIFEQDPHIPLAIGTAVAALVAWKFGYKWKQLEEMMYKGIKLALPAVIIIMLVGITIGAWIGGGIVATMVYYGLEIISPSIFLVTIVVICGIVSLAIGSSWATMGTIGVAGMGIGLSMGIPAAMVAGAVISGAYFGDKMSPLSDTTNLASGLTHTNLFDHIKHMFYTTIPALIIALIAFGFLGKNFGANKINSADIQQTLVDLQNNFVISPYLLIVPLLVIVLVAMKVPAVPALAVGIVFGFLSQIVVQGESIASALGALQSGYVLESSNELVNELFNRGGLLSMMDTVAMTIVAMTFGGILEFSGMLKSIMDQLMKLVKSTGSLIASTIGACFLTNATCSEQYISIIVPARMFSKTYTAKGLHSKNLSRSLEDGGTLTSVFVPWNTCGVFIYGTLGVHAFAYAPYAILNYTVPLVALVLAYTGFSIVKISKEEKEKMLVLHENSNDEQAVI from the coding sequence GTGCAAAAACAAATAAATTTTTGGTGGTCTTTGATACCGCTTACAGTTATGGTTGTCGCAATGATTTTAAGTGTTGTCATCTTTGAACAGGATCCACATATACCGTTAGCCATCGGTACTGCTGTTGCTGCCTTGGTTGCTTGGAAGTTTGGTTATAAGTGGAAACAACTAGAAGAAATGATGTACAAAGGAATCAAGCTAGCGTTACCGGCTGTTATTATCATTATGCTAGTAGGGATCACCATTGGCGCCTGGATTGGTGGCGGTATTGTTGCGACAATGGTTTATTATGGATTGGAAATTATCTCGCCATCTATCTTTCTAGTTACGATCGTGGTTATCTGTGGTATTGTTTCACTTGCCATTGGTAGCTCTTGGGCGACGATGGGGACCATTGGAGTGGCAGGGATGGGGATTGGTCTCAGTATGGGAATCCCTGCAGCAATGGTTGCCGGTGCAGTTATCTCGGGAGCCTATTTTGGTGATAAAATGTCGCCACTATCTGATACGACGAACTTGGCATCTGGATTAACGCATACAAACTTATTTGATCATATTAAGCACATGTTTTATACGACAATCCCCGCTTTGATTATTGCCCTGATCGCTTTCGGCTTTCTTGGAAAAAACTTTGGTGCGAATAAAATTAATTCCGCCGACATTCAGCAAACGCTTGTTGATTTGCAGAACAATTTTGTGATTTCGCCTTACCTGTTGATTGTTCCGCTGTTGGTTATTGTATTAGTAGCTATGAAGGTGCCTGCTGTTCCTGCCCTTGCTGTCGGGATTGTGTTCGGCTTTTTATCACAAATTGTAGTGCAAGGGGAATCGATCGCAAGTGCTTTGGGCGCATTACAAAGCGGATATGTATTGGAATCGTCAAACGAGCTGGTTAATGAATTATTTAATCGCGGGGGACTTCTCTCTATGATGGACACGGTAGCCATGACCATTGTCGCGATGACATTTGGCGGTATACTTGAATTTTCCGGTATGCTAAAATCGATTATGGATCAATTGATGAAACTGGTAAAATCAACAGGTTCTTTAATTGCTTCAACGATCGGTGCTTGTTTTCTGACCAATGCAACGTGCTCGGAACAATATATTTCTATCATTGTTCCAGCGCGAATGTTCTCCAAAACATATACTGCAAAAGGATTACATTCGAAAAACTTGTCACGTTCATTAGAAGATGGTGGAACATTAACGTCGGTATTTGTGCCTTGGAATACGTGTGGTGTTTTTATTTACGGAACTTTGGGAGTGCACGCATTTGCTTATGCACCATACGCCATTCTGAATTATACTGTACCACTTGTTGCCTTAGTGCTTGCCTATACTGGTTTTTCGATTGTTAAAATTTCCAAAGAAGAAAAGGAAAAAATGCTTGTTTTGCATGAAAATTCAAATGACGAACAAGCTGTAATTTAG
- a CDS encoding GNAT family N-acetyltransferase, translating into MDEMVAEYRDKEIANGTLSGGYAYTIRYLTMEDLPQVKWLQDKAKNKFLQLLTDEEFTFILNGNGFMIGVFVEEKLIAFRAMLIPELDEEHLGIDIGLKQEDLPKVMYSEVSCVDPAFRGNHLQTMMGELCFERVDTEKFQYICTTVAPHNIPSIKDKLALGMEIVGLKEKYGGKLRYILMKQLSVAGQNSDINEEVEIEMGDIAGQQKLLEEDFSGVAIAQKAGEWMVLYRKKK; encoded by the coding sequence ATGGATGAAATGGTAGCTGAATATAGAGACAAAGAAATAGCAAATGGTACACTAAGCGGTGGGTATGCCTATACGATTCGATATTTAACAATGGAGGACCTGCCACAGGTTAAATGGTTGCAAGATAAAGCTAAAAATAAATTTCTACAACTTTTGACTGATGAAGAATTTACGTTCATTTTAAACGGCAATGGTTTTATGATTGGAGTGTTTGTAGAGGAAAAGTTAATCGCTTTCCGCGCCATGCTGATCCCGGAATTGGATGAGGAACATCTTGGCATCGATATTGGACTGAAACAAGAGGATTTGCCTAAAGTGATGTATTCTGAGGTATCATGTGTTGATCCGGCATTTCGTGGTAATCATCTGCAAACAATGATGGGTGAATTATGTTTTGAACGGGTAGATACGGAAAAATTTCAGTATATCTGTACAACAGTTGCACCACATAATATCCCAAGTATTAAGGATAAACTTGCATTGGGAATGGAAATTGTTGGTCTCAAAGAAAAATACGGCGGTAAACTGCGGTATATTTTAATGAAACAACTTTCCGTCGCGGGTCAGAATTCGGATATTAATGAAGAAGTCGAAATAGAAATGGGCGATATTGCCGGACAGCAGAAATTGCTTGAAGAGGACTTTAGTGGGGTGGCTATAGCTCAAAAAGCAGGAGAATGGATGGTTTTGTATCGGAAAAAGAAGTGA
- a CDS encoding mannitol-1-phosphate 5-dehydrogenase, with amino-acid sequence MLAVHFGAGNIGRGFIGALLHQANYHTAFIDVNSEIIDAINEKQHYQVTLASENKETLTVKDVSGINSVKDPEKVVAAIEKADIVTTAVGPSILPIIAELIAKGLQKRLETNQTPLNVIACENMVGGSSLLKEKVMAYVPEAKHTKFDSLFGFPNAAVDRIVPNQVNEDLLMVSVEPYYEWVVEETAIKGEKPEIEGITYVSDLKPYIERKLFTVNTGHATAAYIGHQMGHATINEAMKDPQVTEIIEGALSESGEALVAAYHFDKDEHQAYIDKIIGRFMNPYISDEVTRVARGPIRKLGPNDRLVRPATMYMEVTDKQPNFLAKTIAAVLKYKNDQDEEAVRLQQLISEKGYEQTLESVCGLEANHPLISAVLQEV; translated from the coding sequence ATGTTAGCTGTACATTTCGGAGCCGGAAACATTGGGCGTGGCTTTATTGGCGCTCTTTTACACCAAGCAAATTACCATACCGCGTTTATTGATGTAAACAGTGAAATCATTGACGCGATTAATGAAAAACAACATTATCAAGTTACCCTCGCATCAGAGAACAAAGAAACGTTGACAGTAAAAGATGTTTCCGGAATCAACAGTGTAAAAGATCCGGAAAAAGTTGTGGCAGCAATTGAGAAAGCGGATATTGTAACAACCGCTGTAGGCCCATCGATTTTGCCAATTATCGCGGAATTAATCGCCAAAGGGTTGCAAAAGCGGTTGGAAACGAATCAAACCCCGTTAAATGTGATTGCATGCGAGAACATGGTTGGTGGCAGTTCCTTGCTTAAGGAAAAGGTGATGGCGTATGTACCAGAGGCGAAACATACAAAATTTGATTCCCTGTTTGGTTTTCCTAATGCTGCCGTAGATCGGATTGTACCGAACCAAGTAAACGAGGATTTATTAATGGTATCGGTTGAGCCTTATTATGAGTGGGTGGTTGAGGAAACAGCAATCAAAGGTGAAAAACCGGAAATCGAGGGCATTACGTATGTTTCAGACCTAAAACCTTACATTGAACGGAAGCTATTCACCGTAAATACCGGCCATGCGACAGCAGCGTATATCGGTCATCAGATGGGTCATGCAACGATCAATGAAGCAATGAAAGATCCGCAAGTAACAGAAATCATTGAGGGTGCACTGTCCGAATCGGGAGAAGCACTTGTTGCAGCCTATCACTTTGATAAAGATGAACATCAAGCATACATTGACAAAATCATTGGGCGATTCATGAACCCTTATATTTCAGATGAAGTAACCCGAGTTGCCCGGGGACCTATCCGTAAATTGGGGCCAAACGATCGCTTGGTTCGCCCTGCTACCATGTACATGGAGGTCACGGATAAGCAGCCAAATTTCTTGGCAAAAACCATTGCCGCCGTCCTGAAATATAAAAATGACCAAGACGAAGAAGCTGTCAGGTTACAACAATTGATCAGTGAGAAAGGCTACGAACAAACATTGGAATCTGTTTGTGGATTGGAAGCTAACCATCCATTGATTTCTGCGGTTTTGCAAGAGGTTTAA
- a CDS encoding PTS sugar transporter subunit IIA, which produces MAKEVLSKDNIELNVKLADKEEAIRHTGEILVKNGYVEPTYIDKMFEREEVTSTYMGNYVAIPHGTEDAKSEVKETGLTIVTVPDGVDFGKGNIVKVLIGIAGKGDEHLEILSKIAIVCSEEENIQKILDAQSKEEILDLFNEVN; this is translated from the coding sequence ATGGCAAAAGAAGTATTAAGTAAAGACAATATTGAATTAAATGTAAAACTGGCAGACAAAGAAGAAGCAATCCGTCACACAGGTGAAATACTTGTGAAAAACGGGTATGTTGAACCAACGTATATTGACAAGATGTTTGAACGCGAAGAAGTAACTTCCACATACATGGGAAATTATGTTGCCATTCCACATGGCACTGAGGATGCTAAAAGTGAAGTGAAAGAAACGGGGTTAACAATCGTAACGGTACCGGATGGTGTTGATTTTGGCAAGGGAAATATCGTAAAAGTATTAATCGGCATTGCCGGCAAAGGAGACGAACATTTGGAAATCCTGTCAAAAATTGCGATTGTTTGTTCCGAGGAAGAAAACATTCAAAAAATCCTGGACGCTCAATCCAAAGAAGAAATTTTAGATCTGTTTAATGAGGTGAACTAA
- a CDS encoding BglG family transcription antiterminator: protein MYITGRARKVIELLLNKEEGMTVKEIADQLDVAPRTIHRDLKSIEKVLFGHRLELVKKAGIGLRIIGDEDDKEQLVQTLSQMTATDFTPKERRTIILASLLGAKEPIKLITLAIDLHVTVATISNDLDQLEQMLKDFHLGIVRKRGYGVELKGSEANKRVAISNLISKHVDPFTFVNLVKENMQKQAKPELNTISHRLLGLVNPGTLSLIEQRVEKARKELPHELADSAYIGLVVHLALAMERLKKGDKIQFDKEFLKQMEGTKEYQIAKDMIEDLAISLSMDIPDDEIGYITMHLMGAKLREDQHFLLEDTNIDIVYNIEKLIQYVGNKLDVDLTGNIALRNDLAAHLKPTIYRLKQGMNITNPLLDEIRRDYLDLFQLIQEATNEVFPKMVFPDDEIGYLVLHFAAALMHEAKELSALVICSSGIGTAKILASNLAQQFREIKHVTNVSMFDLPSIDPDQYDLIVSTIPLEGFKHDYILTSPILRKSEVHRIRRRIREKNLVSNVSKKPTKSEEMKHTDFLLRLESMKLYASTILELLASFYVKQMTEKQSMNAVLEWICTNLATKQLIHDKDTLISTLLEREKKGGLGIPSTSMVLLHTRSNQVLRPSFTIHSLDQPISVQGMDGKQMKANSLLLMLARDDSPKETLDVFSYLSSLLIQGPANARLFQSGNEARIRAFLEKQMELFLKEKNLL, encoded by the coding sequence ATGTATATTACCGGTCGTGCACGTAAGGTAATCGAACTTTTATTAAATAAGGAAGAAGGAATGACAGTCAAAGAAATCGCGGATCAGTTGGATGTGGCTCCACGTACGATTCACCGGGACCTGAAAAGTATCGAAAAAGTGTTATTTGGCCATCGATTGGAGCTTGTTAAAAAAGCTGGCATTGGGCTTCGAATCATTGGAGACGAGGATGATAAGGAACAATTGGTGCAAACACTATCGCAAATGACCGCGACAGATTTTACACCTAAAGAACGCCGGACGATTATTCTGGCATCCTTGCTTGGTGCAAAGGAGCCAATCAAGTTAATCACGCTTGCTATTGATTTACATGTAACAGTCGCCACGATTAGCAATGATCTCGACCAGTTGGAGCAAATGCTAAAAGACTTCCATCTTGGTATCGTCCGAAAACGTGGATATGGTGTGGAACTCAAGGGTAGTGAGGCAAACAAACGGGTAGCCATCAGTAATCTAATTTCCAAGCATGTTGATCCATTTACATTCGTCAACCTAGTCAAGGAAAACATGCAAAAACAGGCAAAACCGGAGCTGAATACTATTTCCCATCGATTGTTGGGACTGGTGAATCCGGGAACTTTAAGCCTGATTGAACAGCGGGTCGAGAAGGCAAGAAAAGAATTGCCACATGAATTGGCAGACAGTGCCTACATTGGGTTGGTTGTTCATCTTGCTTTAGCCATGGAACGCTTGAAAAAAGGGGATAAAATTCAGTTTGACAAGGAATTCTTGAAACAAATGGAAGGAACAAAAGAATATCAGATTGCCAAAGATATGATTGAGGATTTGGCGATATCTCTTTCCATGGACATTCCCGACGATGAAATTGGATATATTACCATGCATTTAATGGGAGCAAAATTACGGGAAGATCAGCATTTTTTGCTGGAAGATACAAATATCGATATCGTGTACAACATCGAAAAATTAATCCAGTATGTTGGCAACAAGCTGGATGTGGATTTAACGGGAAATATTGCTTTGCGAAATGATTTGGCCGCTCATCTAAAACCAACTATCTATCGGTTAAAGCAAGGAATGAATATTACGAATCCCCTGCTGGACGAAATTAGACGGGATTATCTGGATTTATTTCAATTGATTCAGGAAGCGACCAATGAGGTTTTTCCGAAAATGGTCTTTCCAGATGATGAAATTGGATATCTGGTACTTCATTTTGCTGCTGCGCTAATGCATGAGGCAAAAGAGTTAAGTGCATTAGTGATTTGTTCCAGCGGGATTGGCACGGCAAAAATACTGGCTTCAAACCTGGCCCAGCAATTCCGGGAAATTAAGCACGTGACAAATGTTTCTATGTTTGATTTACCAAGTATTGACCCGGATCAATACGATTTGATTGTTTCAACTATACCGTTGGAAGGATTTAAGCACGACTATATTCTAACATCGCCGATCTTGAGAAAATCAGAAGTGCATCGAATCCGAAGACGCATACGTGAGAAAAATCTTGTATCCAATGTAAGCAAGAAACCCACCAAATCGGAGGAAATGAAACATACTGATTTTCTTCTACGGTTGGAATCCATGAAGCTATACGCATCCACTATCTTAGAGCTGCTCGCTTCATTTTATGTAAAGCAAATGACGGAAAAACAATCAATGAATGCCGTGTTAGAATGGATTTGTACCAATTTGGCGACCAAACAACTCATTCATGACAAGGATACGTTAATTTCGACATTGCTGGAACGGGAAAAGAAAGGTGGACTAGGGATTCCATCCACATCCATGGTTCTGCTTCATACCCGTTCGAACCAGGTTTTACGCCCAAGTTTTACAATCCATAGCCTGGACCAGCCAATTTCAGTTCAAGGTATGGATGGCAAGCAAATGAAGGCCAATAGCTTGCTGCTAATGCTTGCCCGTGATGATTCACCAAAAGAAACGCTGGATGTTTTCAGTTATTTAAGCAGTTTGCTCATACAAGGACCGGCAAATGCTCGTTTGTTTCAGTCGGGAAATGAAGCACGAATTAGAGCCTTCTTGGAAAAGCAAATGGAGTTATTTTTAAAGGAGAAAAATTTGCTTTAA
- a CDS encoding PTS mannitol-specific transporter subunit IIBC, which translates to MAKKGFKAKIQRFGSYLSGMIMPNIGAFIAWGLITALFIGDGWIPNESLAALVDPMKFYLLPLLIGYTGGRMIHDVRGGVIGAIATMGVIVGADIPMFLGAMIMGPLAGYLLKKIDGLLQDKIRQGFEMLYNNFSVGILGAILACLSVKIIGPVVGALNHILAAGVEGIINAGLLPLANIIIEPAKILFLNNAINHGILSPIGMEQVGDVGKSILFLLEANPGPGLGILLAFAVFGKGMSKSSAPGAAIIHFLGGIHEIYFPYVLSKPTMIVAAIAGGISGVFTLSLFHVGLVAPASPGSIISILALTPHGNYLGVIAGVLIATIVSFLVATLILKTSKSEGKDLSEATEQMEDMKGKKSSVASAINQTESEAESTAVDATKQATNVNTIIFACDAGMGSSAMGASLLKNKFKKAGIEDIFVTNKAINEIPDEADIVITHKDLTERAKEKIPTAEHISVENFLNSPKYDELVDRLKNSNEAKEPSKDTVSTDQQDTNKKSVDDVNKVIFACDAGMGSSAMGASLLKNKFKKAGIDVFVTNKAINEIPDDADIVITHKDLTERAKEKLPTAEHISVDNFLNSPKYDELVERLK; encoded by the coding sequence ATGGCTAAAAAAGGCTTTAAGGCGAAGATTCAGCGCTTTGGCAGCTATTTGAGCGGTATGATCATGCCTAATATTGGTGCATTTATTGCCTGGGGTTTAATTACCGCTTTGTTTATTGGTGATGGCTGGATACCAAATGAATCGCTGGCAGCATTGGTCGACCCGATGAAATTTTATTTATTGCCATTATTAATTGGATATACTGGTGGACGAATGATTCATGATGTCCGTGGTGGTGTTATTGGTGCGATTGCCACGATGGGTGTCATTGTAGGTGCTGATATCCCAATGTTTCTTGGTGCCATGATTATGGGTCCGCTTGCCGGATATCTACTGAAGAAAATTGATGGATTGCTCCAGGATAAAATCAGGCAAGGCTTTGAGATGCTTTATAACAACTTCTCTGTCGGCATATTGGGTGCTATTTTAGCTTGTCTTTCGGTAAAAATCATCGGTCCGGTTGTCGGGGCATTAAATCACATATTGGCGGCTGGAGTAGAGGGAATCATCAATGCCGGGTTACTTCCACTGGCAAATATTATTATCGAACCGGCAAAGATTTTGTTCCTGAATAACGCTATTAACCACGGAATTTTAAGTCCAATCGGGATGGAGCAAGTAGGCGATGTCGGCAAATCGATTCTCTTCCTATTGGAGGCAAACCCTGGTCCTGGATTAGGGATCTTGTTAGCATTTGCCGTTTTTGGAAAAGGAATGTCAAAAAGCTCTGCACCTGGCGCGGCAATTATTCACTTTCTCGGTGGGATCCATGAAATTTACTTCCCATACGTTTTATCAAAACCAACTATGATTGTAGCGGCAATTGCTGGCGGTATTAGTGGCGTGTTCACCTTGTCACTCTTTCATGTAGGCCTTGTTGCACCTGCATCACCAGGAAGCATTATTTCCATTTTGGCACTGACACCACATGGGAATTACCTTGGTGTAATCGCTGGTGTTCTGATCGCAACCATTGTTTCATTCCTGGTTGCTACGCTAATTTTGAAAACAAGTAAATCGGAAGGAAAAGACTTGTCAGAAGCAACGGAACAAATGGAAGATATGAAAGGGAAAAAGAGCTCGGTTGCAAGTGCCATCAATCAAACGGAATCAGAAGCAGAAAGCACAGCAGTTGACGCAACGAAACAAGCAACGAATGTTAACACAATCATTTTTGCCTGTGATGCTGGTATGGGATCCAGCGCAATGGGTGCTTCTCTTTTGAAGAACAAATTCAAAAAAGCGGGCATTGAAGATATATTTGTTACCAATAAGGCAATCAATGAAATCCCGGATGAGGCAGATATTGTGATCACACATAAAGATTTGACAGAAAGGGCAAAAGAAAAAATACCAACTGCCGAGCATATTTCAGTGGAAAATTTCTTAAATAGCCCGAAATACGATGAACTCGTAGATCGCTTAAAAAACAGCAATGAGGCAAAAGAGCCATCCAAAGATACAGTATCAACCGACCAGCAAGATACGAATAAAAAATCAGTTGATGATGTTAACAAAGTTATTTTTGCCTGTGATGCTGGTATGGGATCAAGTGCCATGGGTGCTTCCCTATTGAAAAATAAGTTTAAAAAAGCTGGCATTGATGTGTTTGTTACGAACAAGGCAATTAATGAGATCCCGGATGATGCAGATATCGTGATCACTCATAAAGATCTGACAGAGCGGGCGAAGGAAAAACTGCCAACCGCCGAGCATATTTCTGTAGATAATTTCTTAAATAGCCCAAAATATGACGAGTTGGTTGAACGACTGAAATAA
- a CDS encoding IclR family transcriptional regulator has translation MQAIDRAMKIVNVFMSHDPTKRFSITELAKACELPISSMHRILKSMIEHGMIQQDPDQKLYELGPIWLEYGLKVYDTMDYISVIRPELEHLMQILQASVYLTKPLGNESIIMERIDCSQQVIRVHDQLGLRIPLNIGAANLTMLAYMPEDEKIERIHQLVPKENQTSILEQLKKIKSDGYAVCHNERMKGITSVAAPILNRFKEVEAAVSVRLVSFQLEEERLNYVVENIVHTGNTISRKLGYRKLK, from the coding sequence ATGCAAGCAATTGACCGGGCAATGAAGATTGTAAATGTTTTTATGTCGCACGACCCAACAAAACGTTTTTCTATCACTGAACTAGCAAAAGCATGTGAATTACCTATTAGTTCCATGCATCGGATACTAAAATCCATGATTGAACATGGAATGATCCAACAAGACCCTGACCAAAAATTATACGAACTTGGTCCAATTTGGCTGGAATACGGTTTAAAAGTGTACGATACCATGGATTATATCAGTGTGATCCGTCCCGAGTTGGAACATCTGATGCAAATACTGCAAGCCAGTGTTTATTTAACGAAACCACTTGGGAATGAATCGATTATCATGGAACGGATTGACTGTTCACAACAAGTCATTCGCGTACATGATCAGCTTGGTTTGAGAATTCCATTGAACATCGGAGCAGCAAACCTGACGATGCTTGCCTACATGCCGGAGGATGAAAAAATAGAACGAATCCATCAGCTTGTGCCAAAGGAAAATCAAACATCTATTTTGGAGCAACTGAAAAAAATAAAATCAGATGGGTATGCTGTATGCCATAATGAACGGATGAAGGGCATTACCAGTGTAGCAGCTCCGATACTGAACCGTTTTAAAGAGGTGGAAGCGGCAGTAAGTGTTAGGTTGGTCAGCTTTCAATTGGAAGAAGAACGTCTCAATTATGTGGTGGAAAATATTGTTCATACGGGAAATACAATTTCGCGGAAGCTTGGTTATCGAAAGTTAAAATGA
- a CDS encoding dimethylarginine dimethylaminohydrolase family protein has translation MFKNVIVKKPGKSYVNGLTTSDLGEPNYDKLLVQHEAYIEALKQCKVTVKELPASEDFPDSTFVEDTAVLTPDFAVITNPGAPSRNAEIQEMEPVLKEFYTDIRYIKAPGTLDGGDVLQIDDHFYIGISARTNETGATQLKKILESRGYKATIVPLKEFFHLKTGVAYLGNNLIVAAREFIDHPDFTQYDKIIVSDENEYSANCIRVNDYVIIPKGYPETKKQMNDREYQTIEVEMTEFQKHDGGLSCLSLRF, from the coding sequence ATGTTCAAAAATGTAATTGTTAAAAAACCCGGAAAAAGTTATGTGAATGGATTAACCACAAGTGATTTGGGTGAACCAAATTATGATAAATTGCTAGTTCAACACGAAGCATATATCGAAGCATTAAAGCAATGTAAAGTTACCGTTAAGGAATTGCCAGCAAGCGAGGATTTTCCGGATTCAACTTTTGTGGAAGATACAGCGGTATTAACACCGGATTTCGCGGTTATTACCAATCCCGGCGCTCCATCGAGAAATGCGGAGATTCAAGAAATGGAACCAGTATTAAAGGAATTTTACACCGACATTCGCTATATAAAAGCACCAGGCACGCTGGATGGCGGGGATGTGCTACAGATTGATGATCATTTTTATATTGGTATCTCCGCTCGTACCAATGAAACAGGCGCAACGCAATTGAAGAAGATTTTGGAATCCAGGGGTTACAAAGCAACTATTGTGCCATTAAAAGAATTCTTCCATTTGAAAACGGGTGTCGCTTATCTTGGAAATAATCTAATTGTTGCAGCCAGGGAATTCATTGATCATCCGGATTTCACCCAATATGACAAGATTATTGTCTCCGATGAGAATGAGTACTCAGCGAATTGTATCCGGGTGAATGATTATGTCATTATTCCAAAAGGGTACCCCGAGACAAAAAAGCAAATGAATGATCGTGAGTACCAAACAATTGAAGTGGAGATGACAGAATTTCAAAAACATGATGGTGGTTTGAGCTGTCTGTCTTTACGTTTTTAA
- a CDS encoding dimethylarginine dimethylaminohydrolase family protein — translation MDKLKTTTYCNSMVNQLKHVVMKHPRDSFISQDHLNEQWKTYNYIEEPNYQEALNEYEEVRAILEKHVDRIDYLPVHNQTGIDSIYAHDPVKFTRDGAIILKSGKERRQPEAEAYKEFLQQQQIPIIGELTGDAVADGGDIVWLDERTLAVGHGYRTNDEAIRQLREMTADMVNEFIVVPLPHDQGEEACLHLMSIISMVDHDLAVVYSPLMPVFFRQRLLARGIELIEVPAQEYETLGCNVLALAPRICLIVDGNDATKQKLEDVGATVYAYKGQEISYKGTGGPTCLTCPVVRSN, via the coding sequence ATGGATAAGTTGAAAACCACAACCTATTGTAATTCGATGGTAAACCAGTTAAAACATGTTGTTATGAAACATCCCAGGGATTCTTTCATAAGTCAAGATCATTTGAATGAACAATGGAAAACATATAATTATATAGAAGAACCCAACTATCAGGAAGCACTAAATGAATACGAGGAAGTCCGGGCTATTTTGGAAAAACATGTTGATCGAATCGATTATTTACCTGTACACAATCAAACGGGCATTGATTCAATCTATGCTCATGATCCCGTAAAATTCACCAGGGATGGTGCAATCATTTTAAAATCTGGAAAAGAACGAAGACAGCCAGAAGCGGAGGCCTATAAAGAATTTTTACAGCAGCAACAAATACCAATCATCGGGGAACTCACTGGTGATGCCGTTGCTGATGGCGGGGATATTGTTTGGCTGGATGAACGCACATTAGCGGTGGGGCATGGGTATCGTACAAACGATGAGGCGATTCGTCAATTAAGAGAAATGACTGCTGATATGGTCAATGAATTTATCGTTGTTCCTCTTCCGCATGACCAAGGGGAAGAAGCGTGTTTGCATCTGATGTCGATTATCAGTATGGTTGATCATGATTTGGCGGTTGTGTATTCGCCATTGATGCCTGTGTTTTTTAGACAACGGTTACTTGCACGTGGGATCGAGTTAATTGAGGTTCCAGCACAAGAATACGAGACTTTAGGGTGTAATGTGTTAGCGCTTGCGCCAAGAATTTGTCTGATTGTAGATGGAAATGATGCTACCAAACAAAAGCTGGAAGATGTCGGTGCCACCGTTTATGCATATAAAGGGCAGGAGATATCGTATAAAGGAACCGGTGGACCGACCTGTTTGACATGTCCAGTTGTTCGTAGTAATTAA